From the Leptospira sp. WS60.C2 genome, one window contains:
- a CDS encoding ATP-binding protein produces the protein MGPKRAEVESLLYEWNGTKEIQVEVGIRRGFPHFQILGNVSQEVKEARDRIRLAMEAASFEFPMETIILNVKPAHIPKKTVSLDLAIAVGILHATTQVVKPKERILYLGSLGLDGSLHGGKELLPFVWQYRNLEGVILCLPESLRFENLPNGKYHFLCYLGDLDRISHIPPETRISKEGSLEEPIWEEVYLDPYQMTAFQGLLYSILGNHHSLLLGCPGAGKTMLHRLLEPLLPRKETNIPYPSGIWTNKGEYEVPSNKRPFRAPHHSTTEVGLLGGGLPYQPGEITKAEGGILFLDEALEFKDRILESLRTPMEDSYLEIVRLGEITKIKTNFTLLLAANPCPCGNYQSQHQCHCSLQKIRLYLQKISGAFLDRITIFQTLFETSLVRNIRLEETKLKEMIKEKFEYKKERAIPSEEVKKVMSQLEMGKQTKHLSLRKKKQIVSLARTIADWNLSPRTKEVHIQEALDYSLGYQWIYSLG, from the coding sequence ATGGGTCCCAAACGAGCAGAAGTGGAAAGTTTGTTATATGAATGGAATGGGACAAAAGAAATCCAAGTAGAGGTTGGGATACGACGGGGATTTCCCCATTTTCAAATCTTAGGCAATGTCTCCCAAGAGGTGAAAGAAGCACGAGACCGCATCCGTTTGGCTATGGAAGCTGCTTCTTTCGAATTTCCAATGGAAACCATCATCCTCAATGTAAAACCCGCGCATATCCCAAAGAAGACAGTGTCCTTAGACCTTGCCATCGCAGTGGGGATTTTACACGCCACGACCCAAGTCGTAAAACCCAAAGAAAGGATTTTGTATCTCGGAAGTCTTGGACTTGATGGTAGCCTCCATGGAGGAAAAGAACTCCTTCCGTTCGTTTGGCAATATCGAAACTTGGAAGGTGTAATTCTCTGCCTTCCCGAATCCTTGCGGTTCGAAAACCTACCAAATGGTAAGTATCACTTTCTTTGTTACCTGGGAGATTTGGACCGGATTTCTCACATTCCACCCGAAACTCGGATCTCAAAGGAAGGATCGCTAGAGGAACCAATTTGGGAGGAAGTGTATTTGGATCCGTATCAAATGACAGCTTTCCAAGGTTTACTCTATTCCATTCTAGGGAATCATCATAGTTTATTACTCGGCTGTCCTGGCGCAGGGAAGACCATGTTACATAGGTTACTTGAACCACTTCTTCCCAGAAAGGAAACCAACATCCCTTATCCTAGTGGCATTTGGACAAACAAAGGTGAGTATGAAGTCCCAAGCAACAAAAGACCATTCCGTGCTCCTCACCACTCCACAACAGAGGTGGGTCTACTCGGTGGTGGACTTCCCTACCAACCAGGAGAAATCACAAAGGCGGAAGGAGGGATTTTATTTCTAGATGAAGCATTAGAATTTAAGGATCGAATTTTAGAAAGTTTACGAACACCGATGGAAGATTCTTATTTGGAAATTGTTCGTCTGGGTGAGATCACAAAAATCAAAACCAATTTCACTTTGTTACTCGCCGCAAACCCATGCCCATGTGGAAATTACCAGAGCCAACACCAATGCCATTGTTCTTTACAAAAGATCAGGTTGTATCTTCAAAAAATCAGTGGAGCGTTTCTAGATCGAATTACGATTTTTCAAACTCTCTTTGAGACTTCATTAGTGAGAAACATTCGCTTGGAAGAAACTAAACTCAAAGAAATGATAAAAGAAAAATTTGAATATAAAAAAGAAAGGGCCATTCCTTCAGAGGAAGTAAAAAAAGTGATGAGTCAACTGGAGATGGGTAAACAAACCAAACACCTTTCCCTACGAAAGAAAAAACAAATTGTTTCTCTCGCAAGGACAATCGCAGATTGGAACCTCTCCCCTAGAACAAAGGAAGTACACATTCAAGAGGCTTTGGATTATAGTTTGGGATACCAGTGGATTTATAGCCTAGGTTGA
- a CDS encoding type II secretion system-associated lipoprotein, with amino-acid sequence MVCSIIRVIPLVLVLVFSHCSQRLIKKERLREINEFYDGKTYALREEIKFSQTEVWKKGTLVRIYIESTPSLLKLKVYPIQETRESSVGKLADYIINDDVKKREYDLADVEEWVNQKFSLVEQNVKKTKK; translated from the coding sequence TTGGTTTGTAGTATCATTCGTGTAATTCCCCTCGTTCTTGTCCTTGTGTTCAGCCATTGTTCACAACGATTAATCAAGAAAGAAAGATTAAGGGAAATCAATGAATTCTATGATGGGAAAACATATGCCCTTCGAGAGGAGATCAAATTTTCACAAACGGAAGTTTGGAAAAAAGGTACTCTTGTGAGAATCTACATCGAATCAACTCCCTCTCTTTTGAAATTGAAAGTTTACCCCATCCAAGAGACACGAGAGTCTTCTGTCGGGAAACTTGCTGACTACATCATCAATGATGATGTGAAAAAAAGAGAATATGATTTGGCGGATGTGGAAGAGTGGGTGAATCAAAAATTTTCCCTCGTCGAACAAAACGTCAAAAAAACAAAGAAATAA
- a CDS encoding peptidoglycan DD-metalloendopeptidase family protein: MLSLSYYFDFPAFFVSDSRFFRFHPDSIIVKVSRLVIVSVLFLVGPSVFANPFQKLQQEINDSLPSGDSAVFRIFSNQSQEQEVQKLFSVGVNQNGEEEEVELASLDLPKYIDVSPVVSNTVVHESGIIIKKYTVQKKDNLSKIARSFSVDITKLKKANSLTSDQLKIGQVLDVPVQVKNASTSRVVLKKIFILPVPQSRVTSRFGRRVDPFNKYNRVYHSGLDLAAKVGAPVLSAADGEVVFTGRNGGYGNSVTIQHKNGYKTVYAHCSQILVEVGETVKMGRVVALVGRTGTATGAHLHFEVFRNGKIMNPESALSMTEKHVTKLPKSEVAGM, from the coding sequence ATGCTTTCATTGTCGTATTATTTTGATTTTCCAGCTTTCTTTGTTTCCGATTCAAGATTCTTCCGTTTCCATCCCGATAGTATCATTGTGAAGGTCTCCCGATTGGTGATTGTTTCTGTTTTGTTTTTGGTTGGACCAAGCGTATTCGCCAATCCATTCCAAAAACTCCAACAAGAAATCAATGACAGCCTTCCTTCTGGCGACTCTGCTGTTTTTCGAATTTTTAGTAACCAATCCCAAGAACAAGAAGTGCAAAAACTTTTTTCCGTCGGAGTCAACCAAAACGGAGAAGAAGAGGAAGTGGAACTTGCATCGCTTGATCTTCCCAAATACATCGATGTATCTCCTGTTGTGAGTAACACAGTGGTGCATGAGTCCGGAATCATCATCAAAAAATACACAGTCCAAAAAAAGGACAATCTCTCCAAGATAGCGCGTTCCTTTTCGGTTGACATTACGAAACTGAAAAAAGCAAACTCTCTCACCTCCGACCAATTGAAAATCGGACAAGTATTGGATGTTCCTGTGCAAGTGAAGAATGCCTCCACCTCTCGGGTTGTTTTGAAAAAGATTTTCATTCTGCCTGTCCCGCAAAGCCGAGTCACATCTCGTTTTGGTCGCCGTGTGGATCCATTCAACAAATACAACCGTGTCTACCATTCAGGTCTCGATCTTGCGGCAAAAGTGGGCGCTCCTGTCCTTTCTGCTGCTGATGGAGAAGTTGTGTTTACTGGTCGGAATGGTGGTTATGGAAATTCCGTTACCATCCAACACAAAAACGGCTATAAAACAGTTTACGCCCATTGTTCACAGATTTTAGTTGAGGTTGGGGAAACGGTGAAAATGGGTCGAGTGGTTGCGCTTGTCGGTAGGACTGGTACAGCAACGGGTGCTCATTTGCATTTTGAAGTGTTCCGAAACGGGAAAATTATGAATCCTGAATCAGCTCTAAGCATGACTGAAAAACATGTCACAAAACTTCCCAAATCTGAAGTAGCTGGAATGTAA
- the gspD gene encoding type II secretion system secretin GspD, which translates to MNLSFGIKMRNRLPILILSICLYFFVTPGFSQEKGKPKAKPSQEPASFTADWRDTELKDFLMGMSAIIKKNILIDDAVKGKKVTIISQKRVRIEDAYGFMKSVLETQGFGLIEENDLIKVVKIKDALAKSQIVRIGKDPVSDSEVALNKTITQIVPLEYSNAIELEPILKRVTSPDTDIIIPKNQNTLIFSGSTSDINKLLKLVDNLDVRVDGPGSISSAGDIHIYTLEYNEAEKLAAILVKLDMPDAPVAQAQGQPGEAGGDGKPAQPQPVAQAPKVPGKQDKIKAVAHKESNSLIVTATPQEWEEIKKIIKILDTPRKQVLLEVLIVELSSTDLNDFGIDWRYQELAYGQFNTGLAAQGGVIDKNGRPTNVNTLSGFSLGFIRRGGQQIIGILNANSTNENFNVLSAPQILTLDNQEAEINVGQDVPVRTQNRNAGLGGDNAVTVANFEYRPTGIKLKFTPHINKNNRITLDLYQEIKNVAGISSEATGGNPTFNKRDIKTTIVVDNIQTIVIGGLLSNDKQKKVQKIPILGEIPLLGTLFRRTTNQNRKTNLMVFLTPHILDDRDKSDRMTIQKKNEQERMVDEREKKLR; encoded by the coding sequence ATGAATTTATCATTCGGAATTAAAATGAGAAATCGTCTTCCTATACTTATCCTTAGCATTTGCCTTTATTTTTTTGTCACTCCAGGCTTCTCACAAGAAAAAGGGAAACCAAAAGCGAAACCCTCACAAGAGCCAGCTAGTTTTACCGCAGACTGGAGAGATACAGAACTGAAAGACTTCCTCATGGGAATGAGCGCCATCATCAAAAAAAACATTCTCATTGATGATGCCGTAAAAGGGAAAAAGGTTACCATCATTTCCCAGAAACGTGTGCGCATAGAAGATGCGTATGGTTTTATGAAGTCGGTTTTAGAAACACAAGGGTTTGGTCTTATTGAAGAAAATGACTTGATCAAAGTAGTTAAAATCAAAGATGCACTTGCCAAATCGCAGATTGTACGAATCGGAAAAGATCCCGTATCCGATTCAGAAGTCGCTTTAAACAAAACGATCACTCAAATTGTTCCGTTAGAATATTCTAATGCGATTGAGCTTGAGCCAATTTTGAAACGAGTCACATCGCCTGACACTGACATCATCATTCCCAAAAATCAAAATACTTTGATTTTTTCTGGTTCAACTTCCGATATCAACAAGTTACTCAAGTTAGTTGATAATTTGGATGTCAGAGTGGATGGACCTGGTTCCATTTCCTCGGCAGGTGATATTCATATATATACATTAGAATACAATGAGGCGGAAAAACTAGCGGCAATCCTCGTAAAATTGGACATGCCAGATGCACCTGTGGCGCAAGCACAAGGACAACCAGGTGAGGCGGGTGGTGATGGAAAACCAGCGCAACCACAACCAGTTGCACAAGCTCCCAAAGTTCCTGGTAAACAAGACAAAATCAAGGCAGTCGCTCATAAAGAATCAAACTCACTCATTGTCACTGCCACTCCACAAGAATGGGAAGAGATTAAGAAAATTATCAAGATATTGGACACTCCGAGAAAACAAGTGTTACTTGAGGTTCTCATTGTTGAGCTTAGCTCGACTGACTTAAACGACTTTGGTATTGATTGGCGTTACCAAGAACTCGCATATGGACAGTTTAACACGGGTCTTGCGGCACAAGGGGGAGTCATTGATAAGAATGGTCGTCCTACGAATGTAAATACATTGTCTGGTTTTTCACTTGGTTTTATCCGTCGAGGAGGGCAACAGATTATTGGTATCTTAAATGCAAACTCCACAAATGAAAATTTTAATGTCTTGTCTGCACCTCAAATCTTAACTTTGGATAACCAAGAAGCGGAAATCAATGTTGGACAGGATGTTCCTGTTCGGACTCAAAATAGAAATGCTGGGCTTGGTGGTGACAACGCCGTTACAGTGGCAAACTTTGAATATCGCCCAACAGGGATTAAACTTAAATTTACGCCACACATCAATAAAAACAATCGAATCACTCTCGATCTTTACCAAGAAATCAAAAACGTCGCTGGGATTTCATCGGAAGCAACGGGTGGTAACCCAACCTTTAACAAACGGGATATTAAAACAACCATCGTTGTTGATAACATACAAACCATTGTCATTGGTGGTCTCCTTTCCAATGACAAACAGAAAAAAGTGCAAAAGATCCCAATTTTAGGAGAGATTCCTCTCCTTGGTACTTTATTCCGAAGGACAACCAATCAAAATCGGAAAACCAATTTGATGGTATTTTTAACTCCGCATATTCTAGACGATCGAGACAAATCAGATCGAATGACCATCCAAAAGAAAAATGAACAAGAAAGGATGGTGGATGAACGAGAAAAGAAACTGAGATGA
- the gspE gene encoding type II secretion system ATPase GspE: MRKSLGQILLEDGILTIKDLEDISKQQEKTNLPITHIIQKKGLASETDILKALAKLHRMEFYDKLEFVANEDIFAKIPLKLVQRSKIVPFLVKGKKVFVATSDPTDLHPMDDMRSFLKGYEIQFVLATENEIMRIVHSQFDKTTAEAKEMMDEMDGSFGELSDAFESDALDLSNEAPIIKMVNVILSQAVSERASDIHIEPYEKSVVVRYRVDGVLQKVLNPPKSYLAGISTRIKIMSNLNIAENRLPQDGRIKLRLAGKDVDVRVSIIPCQFGERIVMRILNKTDQKYSIDTMGFNPQILKEFKDLIYKPYGIILVTGPTGSGKSTTLYSALSEINTEERNIITCEDPVEYQMEGISQMQMNEKIGLTFAAGLRSILRQDPDVVMVGEIRDEETARIAIQASLTGHLVFSTLHTNDASSAVTRLVDMGIEPYLITSSVLGFMAQRLVRVICKDCKTSYKPTDKDLAGLGIQRKELKNGVLYRGKGCSSCLNSGYKGRTGLYELLTMNDEIKRAILQGADANRIKELAVKNGLSTLQEYGKYKVIEGVTTPEEVLRVS; encoded by the coding sequence ATGAGAAAAAGTTTAGGTCAGATTCTTTTAGAAGATGGAATCCTTACGATTAAGGATTTGGAAGACATTTCCAAACAGCAGGAAAAGACCAATCTTCCTATCACTCACATCATCCAAAAAAAAGGTCTCGCTTCTGAAACCGATATTCTAAAAGCGCTTGCGAAACTCCACAGAATGGAGTTTTACGACAAACTTGAGTTTGTTGCAAATGAAGACATCTTCGCAAAAATTCCACTCAAACTCGTTCAACGTTCTAAGATTGTACCCTTTCTTGTAAAAGGAAAGAAGGTATTTGTTGCCACAAGTGATCCTACCGATCTTCATCCGATGGATGATATGCGTTCCTTTTTAAAAGGATACGAAATCCAATTCGTTCTCGCCACAGAGAACGAAATTATGAGGATCGTTCACTCCCAGTTTGATAAAACAACGGCTGAAGCCAAAGAAATGATGGATGAGATGGACGGAAGTTTTGGCGAACTTTCCGATGCCTTCGAATCAGACGCACTCGATTTATCAAACGAAGCACCAATCATCAAGATGGTGAATGTGATTTTGTCACAAGCCGTTTCGGAACGAGCTTCGGATATACACATTGAACCTTATGAAAAGTCAGTAGTTGTTCGCTATCGTGTGGATGGTGTTTTGCAAAAGGTATTAAATCCACCTAAATCCTATTTGGCGGGAATTTCTACTCGTATTAAAATTATGTCCAACCTAAACATTGCGGAAAACAGGCTTCCGCAAGATGGACGAATCAAACTTAGGTTAGCGGGAAAAGATGTGGATGTGCGTGTTTCCATTATCCCTTGTCAGTTCGGGGAACGAATTGTAATGAGGATTTTGAATAAAACCGACCAGAAGTATTCCATCGATACAATGGGCTTTAATCCACAAATCCTAAAAGAATTTAAAGATCTCATTTATAAACCATATGGAATTATCCTAGTTACTGGTCCAACTGGTTCTGGTAAATCAACAACCCTTTACTCCGCCTTATCTGAAATTAATACCGAAGAACGCAATATCATTACTTGTGAAGACCCTGTGGAATACCAGATGGAAGGAATTTCGCAAATGCAGATGAATGAAAAAATTGGTCTCACCTTTGCTGCAGGTCTGCGTTCGATTCTACGGCAAGACCCGGATGTGGTAATGGTGGGAGAGATCCGTGATGAAGAAACAGCAAGGATTGCGATCCAAGCATCTTTAACAGGTCACTTGGTATTTTCTACCCTTCACACAAACGATGCTTCCTCTGCTGTGACAAGACTTGTTGATATGGGAATTGAACCATACCTCATCACAAGTTCCGTTTTGGGTTTTATGGCGCAAAGACTTGTGCGTGTGATCTGCAAAGACTGTAAAACATCTTACAAGCCAACTGACAAAGATTTGGCGGGTCTTGGAATCCAAAGAAAAGAACTCAAAAATGGAGTTTTGTATCGAGGAAAAGGGTGTAGTTCGTGTCTCAATTCTGGTTACAAAGGAAGAACTGGTTTATATGAACTCCTCACCATGAATGATGAAATCAAACGGGCAATTTTACAGGGTGCTGATGCCAATCGGATCAAAGAACTTGCAGTAAAAAATGGGCTTTCCACTCTCCAAGAGTATGGAAAATACAAAGTCATAGAAGGAGTTACCACTCCAGAAGAAGTCCTTCGAGTATCTTAG
- a CDS encoding type II secretion system F family protein — protein sequence MPLYTYVAFNKKGKEEKNIIDAVNLQAARNKLKAKGLYVRSIQEDREKEERELFPFLSKMLYRIPRKEVGLFCKQLGTLIGAGIPLDKCLLSIIDQVENIYFKKVLIEMRADITEGSSLSESMKKHKTVFPDQYPSLISVGESTGNYENTLHRLAELEEKSSELKSKVQVAMIYPMIMGLLSLGVSIFLLVVVIPQIEQLFASFDAKLPLLTRAVIFLSYALTNYWYIILGIFAGSFLGFLKWKSSEDGKKVWDKFLLGMPVIGTLLRKILVSNFARNLSILLLNRVPLIVSLNIVSDVVGHTVFKEEIDAAIIKIKEGGKLSDSLQGSQVLPQMVLGMLSAGEASDKVPEMMNKLSEIYESEVDTAIKSLTQSLEPMMIIVMGGIIFTIMAAIMTPMYKLTQEIQGM from the coding sequence ATGCCACTCTATACTTACGTTGCCTTTAACAAAAAAGGAAAAGAAGAAAAAAATATCATAGATGCCGTCAATTTGCAGGCGGCCAGGAACAAACTCAAAGCGAAAGGTCTTTATGTTCGTTCGATCCAAGAGGATAGAGAGAAAGAAGAAAGGGAATTGTTTCCTTTTTTATCCAAGATGCTCTATCGGATTCCGAGGAAAGAGGTAGGTCTTTTTTGTAAGCAATTGGGAACACTTATTGGAGCAGGAATTCCCCTCGATAAGTGTTTACTTTCCATCATAGACCAAGTCGAAAATATCTACTTTAAAAAAGTATTAATTGAGATGCGCGCTGACATTACGGAAGGGTCAAGCCTTTCCGAGTCGATGAAAAAACACAAAACTGTGTTTCCTGACCAGTATCCGAGTTTGATTTCAGTTGGTGAGTCGACAGGAAATTATGAAAACACCTTACACCGATTAGCAGAACTAGAAGAAAAGTCATCTGAGTTAAAATCAAAAGTGCAAGTGGCGATGATTTACCCGATGATCATGGGATTACTTTCTCTCGGTGTGTCGATTTTTTTACTCGTGGTGGTGATTCCTCAAATTGAACAATTGTTTGCTTCCTTTGATGCCAAACTCCCGCTTCTCACTCGTGCTGTGATTTTTTTGTCTTATGCTTTAACCAATTATTGGTATATCATTTTAGGAATTTTTGCGGGTTCATTCTTAGGGTTTCTCAAATGGAAAAGTTCGGAAGACGGGAAAAAAGTTTGGGATAAATTTTTGCTAGGAATGCCCGTGATTGGAACCTTACTACGCAAAATCTTAGTTTCTAATTTTGCAAGGAACTTGTCTATTTTACTTCTCAACCGAGTTCCCCTGATTGTATCTCTTAATATTGTGTCCGATGTTGTGGGTCATACTGTGTTTAAGGAAGAGATTGATGCTGCTATCATCAAAATAAAGGAAGGGGGAAAATTATCAGATTCCCTGCAAGGTAGCCAGGTCCTTCCACAAATGGTCCTTGGGATGCTCAGTGCCGGGGAAGCCTCCGATAAAGTTCCCGAAATGATGAATAAACTCTCAGAAATCTACGAATCTGAGGTCGACACGGCAATAAAATCTTTGACCCAATCCTTAGAACCCATGATGATCATTGTAATGGGTGGAATTATTTTTACCATTATGGCGGCGATTATGACGCCAATGTACAAACTAACTCAAGAAATCCAGGGGATGTAG
- the gspG gene encoding type II secretion system major pseudopilin GspG, with protein sequence MKMKGNNKKIREGLTLIEITVVMLILGSLMAILYSSIGNRGEGEKKLKFKSDSAVLKTALESYLDKYDKYPSEEQGLQALIEKPDDDKIGDDYEPIIREKAVLKDPWKTPYVLKFDGASPQIFTLGEDKKEGGEGKNKDFNILSPDDYPAAFR encoded by the coding sequence ATGAAAATGAAAGGAAACAACAAAAAGATTCGTGAGGGACTCACTCTAATTGAGATCACCGTGGTGATGCTTATTTTAGGATCTCTTATGGCGATTCTTTACTCAAGTATCGGTAACCGAGGAGAAGGGGAAAAGAAGCTTAAATTTAAAAGTGATAGCGCCGTTTTAAAAACAGCACTAGAGAGTTATTTGGATAAGTATGACAAATACCCTTCTGAAGAACAAGGTTTACAAGCGTTAATTGAAAAACCAGATGACGATAAAATTGGTGACGATTACGAACCAATCATTCGTGAAAAGGCTGTTTTAAAAGACCCATGGAAAACTCCATACGTGTTAAAGTTCGACGGAGCATCTCCTCAAATTTTTACCCTTGGTGAAGATAAGAAAGAAGGTGGAGAGGGAAAAAATAAAGATTTTAATATCCTATCTCCTGATGACTATCCAGCCGCTTTCCGTTAA
- a CDS encoding type II secretion system protein, translating to MTIQPLSVKKQVPFRIHKIRDGLTLIEIVVVISILGLLMVIVGGSLRNLIIPSTEDISVKLQESFKFGYNKAQLTNQAVLFVYDFEKREYQFFLLKREEGGLEEEPILKKVTLPFYSKIISVRDLGGKPRNEGKVRIVFTPQGTTTDLFLYVGSDTEIKRTIQIYRYGGKVKIHKTEYFPEPETSPIQKVSYGLDERDEQVDSNAKTQPR from the coding sequence ATGACTATCCAGCCGCTTTCCGTTAAAAAACAAGTTCCTTTTCGGATCCACAAAATCCGCGACGGTCTCACATTGATTGAGATCGTCGTTGTGATTTCGATTTTGGGACTTCTCATGGTGATTGTCGGGGGATCTTTGCGAAACCTCATCATCCCTTCCACAGAAGACATCTCTGTCAAATTGCAAGAATCCTTTAAGTTTGGTTATAACAAAGCCCAACTCACAAACCAAGCGGTTCTTTTTGTTTATGACTTTGAAAAAAGAGAATACCAATTTTTTTTACTGAAACGGGAAGAAGGTGGTCTGGAAGAAGAACCTATCTTGAAAAAAGTGACTCTTCCTTTCTACTCGAAAATTATCAGCGTACGAGATTTAGGTGGCAAACCTCGAAATGAAGGAAAGGTTCGAATTGTTTTTACCCCGCAAGGAACGACAACGGATTTATTTTTGTATGTTGGTTCCGATACCGAAATCAAAAGAACCATTCAGATCTACCGATATGGTGGAAAAGTGAAAATTCACAAAACAGAATATTTTCCAGAACCCGAAACTAGTCCTATCCAAAAAGTTTCATATGGTTTGGATGAACGAGATGAACAAGTTGATTCAAATGCGAAAACACAACCACGGTAA
- a CDS encoding prepilin-type N-terminal cleavage/methylation domain-containing protein: MNKLIQMRKHNHGNPFRSAFTLIEVTIAMAMAAMVMTLTYARIADGIAFQKKAVLLSNAVHLAKIKMAQVDSSTTMQTDTTRGSIDAFPGYTFETEIKEEEMDLLKLAGGPNAEELRKKAPKDMLGDKDVGLSDLMKKRGQKKSFETGGVLKVFRVKVSIFYMDGNKKETYSVETFRSTKY; this comes from the coding sequence ATGAACAAGTTGATTCAAATGCGAAAACACAACCACGGTAATCCATTTCGTTCTGCATTTACTTTAATTGAAGTCACAATTGCTATGGCAATGGCTGCGATGGTAATGACGTTAACCTATGCTAGGATAGCGGATGGAATTGCCTTCCAAAAAAAGGCCGTATTACTTTCCAATGCCGTTCATTTAGCCAAAATCAAGATGGCACAAGTTGATTCTTCCACCACTATGCAAACGGATACAACACGTGGTTCCATTGATGCCTTCCCTGGGTATACCTTTGAGACTGAAATCAAAGAAGAAGAAATGGACCTTTTGAAATTAGCGGGTGGTCCCAATGCCGAAGAACTTCGGAAAAAAGCACCCAAGGATATGTTAGGTGATAAAGATGTGGGCTTAAGTGACCTAATGAAAAAAAGGGGACAGAAAAAAAGTTTCGAGACTGGAGGAGTGTTAAAGGTATTTCGAGTCAAAGTTTCTATCTTTTACATGGATGGAAATAAAAAAGAGACGTATTCTGTTGAAACATTCAGGAGCACGAAATACTAA
- a CDS encoding type II secretion system protein GspJ — protein MKSLYFDSVALGKLKFRKGFTLVEISIVVMIMGVIFTGIFSVFYTANKISKKGASNKGANRKDILYAMENIRGTLSRAYFIDNQKRILFVGKQEGVTGARNDRVVFATANPNSEEEGQASVREVSFYLRKMPNPKMEGLSYLIRREDEMVDTFPTQGGVEHILLENVKSFQMKFSERGDKWVDDWNSRTTKKIPRLIRFEIISLVGSSFVKYESLAHPVILYK, from the coding sequence ATGAAATCTTTGTATTTCGACTCTGTTGCGTTGGGTAAATTAAAATTTCGTAAAGGTTTTACTTTAGTGGAAATTTCCATAGTTGTGATGATTATGGGTGTGATCTTCACTGGCATTTTTTCTGTTTTTTACACCGCCAATAAAATTTCCAAAAAAGGAGCATCTAATAAAGGTGCAAACCGAAAGGACATTTTGTACGCTATGGAGAATATTCGAGGCACATTGTCCAGGGCATACTTTATCGATAACCAAAAACGAATTTTGTTTGTAGGAAAACAAGAAGGAGTTACGGGAGCAAGAAATGATCGTGTTGTCTTTGCCACTGCCAATCCCAATTCAGAAGAAGAAGGACAAGCATCGGTGAGAGAAGTTTCTTTTTATTTGCGTAAAATGCCAAATCCGAAAATGGAAGGATTGTCGTATCTCATCCGTAGAGAAGACGAAATGGTCGATACTTTTCCAACTCAAGGTGGCGTTGAACATATATTACTCGAAAATGTAAAAAGTTTTCAAATGAAGTTTTCGGAAAGAGGGGATAAATGGGTGGATGATTGGAATTCTCGTACAACCAAAAAAATTCCAAGGCTCATTCGGTTTGAAATTATATCCTTGGTGGGGAGTTCCTTTGTTAAATATGAATCGCTTGCGCATCCAGTTATCCTCTATAAATAA